The Nitrospira sp. genome includes the window AAGTCATTCTCATTGGTTCTCTCGCAGTGGTTGTGCTGGCATTGTTGCTATGGAAACGGAGCCCTTCGTCAGACAAGGGGAAGAGTCAGGGCCCAGTCTTTCCGGCAGGGACTAAGGTAGTCCCCGCTCCGTTGCTGACGGAGCAAGAAGTCTTGCTCTATAACCTTATCCGGCTAGCGGTTCAGGATCAGTATCTTGTCTTTTCGCAAGTCCCGCTCTGGGCTTTTGTTCGAATTGAGGCGGTTGGAGAAGTTCGGGCACAGGCTTTTCGACAGATTGCGCTGAAGCGTGTGGCGTTTGTCCTGGTACACCCGGGGACGAGGCAGGTTGAGCAGGTTGTGCAAGTGGAAGATATTGCTTCGCGGGGCGGTCAAGAAAGCCGACAGCGGGTGATCGAGTCGGTGCTAGATGCTGCCGGGATTAAGCTTGTAACTCTCCGTGTGCAGAAGTCCTATACCGTTCCAGCGCTCGCATCCATGCTCGGATGCGAGGCGGATGAGTTGTAGTGGTTGGAGGGGCCGTAGGCGGACTTGGACCCGTGTTATTCAAGCGTGTGTGAGACCGGGTCAGATTTGGCGTTGGTGGTGTCGATAGCCTTCCTGGCAAGCTCGGCTTCTGAACTGTCGGGGTACTGGTCGACCACGCGTTCAAACATCATGCGGGCTTTATCCTGGTCGCCGAGTTTCGTATAGGCTTGCCCGATTTTCAGAGTGGAGGCCGCCAGCTTCGGACTGAGTGGATAATACGAGACGACATTATAGAACGAGGCGAGCGAATCCTTATAGCGCCCCAATCGATACTGGCATTCTCCGATCCAATATTGGGCATTTGCAGCAAGGGCGGAGTGCCCATGCACTTCGATAAAGAAACGAAATCCTGCGAGCGCCGCTTCATAGTCCCGGTGCTTGAATTCTTCCATCACTCGATCATATAGGCGGCGGGAGCTGTCTTGCATTTGGCCTTGAGCCGCCAGTGGGATATTTGGCGAAAAGAGCAGGGCGCTCACTGCAACGAGGATTCCGATGCGCAATTGCTTCTTCATGGTTTTCCTCCAACTAGCCAGCCCCCTCGGGTCTTCAGAGGGGGATAACGCAATCGGTATGCCACGAGGAAGATAGAGCAGAGTCCTCAAAACGGTGAAAAATAGAGGTGTTCTGGCATTCAGATCAGAACTATTCTGACACAATTCGGCCGGAGGCTCTGAATGATGACAGAATTGTACGAGTCCATTTTTGCCCAGTGTGACTTTAATGCTACGCTGTTACGGCTGGAGCAAAAAGAAGGAGCTAAGCATGGATGAGCCGGTACCATCCAATCCAGCTGGCGGCAAAACGCTGATTGTCGATGCAAGAGATCCGCGTTGCTATTCCCTCCCAAGTGACGCGCTTCGTCATGCGGAGGAGCAGGATCAGATCTATATTAGACCAGGCATTTATGAAGATAAGATTTTCATCTCCGACCGTCCGGTGCGGTTGATTGGTGCCGGGCGCGATCAGGTGCAGATCTTTTCCCGTCGCGGTGGGCCCTTATACATGCAGCGGGTTCCATCTGGGCGAGTTTCAGGCATCGCATTTCGTTATGTGGGGAGCGATCAACATTCGGCCATCAACGTTCTGGATAGCACCTGCGTGATTTCCGACTGTCGCGCCATGGAAGGGATTTTGTCAGGTGTGGTGCTGTATGGCCCGGAATGTCGGGCAACCTTCTCCGGCAATGAAGTTTGTCTGAACCGGGAGTCAGGGATTTTCGTGTTTGCTGGAGCTCAACCTCGGGTAGTAGACAACCGGTGCTTCGACAATCATCATTTTGGTATTGCCGTCCGTGATGCCGGGACTTGCCCCGATATCGTCCGCAATCAATGTGAGGGGAACATGCTAAGCGGCATCCTGCTGTTTCATCATGGAGGCGCCCTGTTGGCGGATAATGTTTGCCGGGATAATCAGCACTGGGGGGTCGTGGTAACGCCTGATGCGCATCCCAATCCGGCTCCCTCCGAATTGGTCACCGCCAATGATCTTGTGCGTAATCCCCGAGGAGCGTATGTGGTGACGGACCAACCGTTGGAAGACATCGGTCGCTAGCAGAGGTGACTGCTACGAGACAAGCGGGGAGTGCGGCTTGGCATCGGATGTGTGCAGATGAAAGGTGCTGCCACCTTTTTGTTTGGCGCGGTACATCGCGGCATCGGCGTGTTTCAGGAGGTCGTCGATATCGTGATCGTCAGAGGGGTAGATGGTGATCCCGATGCTGACGCCAATCGATGGGCGGTGCTGGCCCAGTTCGAAGGGCTCGCTCAGGGATTCGGTAATCCGTTGAGCCACGATCGTGATGTCCTGTTCCGCTGAGCAACCTTCCAGGATAATCGTAAACTCGTCTCCACCCATTCGGGCTACTGTATCTACTTCTCGGACACAGAGTTTGAGCCGGTCTGCCACTGACTTAAGCAGCAAATCGCCAACATCGTGTCCCATCGTATCGTTGACCGCTTTAAACCGGTCGAGATCTAACAACATCAAGCCGAGCGGGCGTTGGAGTCGTTTGCTTCGCGCCATGGCCTGGATGAGCCGATCGCGGAATAAGGTCCGATTGACCAGGCCGGTTAACTGGTCGTACTGCGCCAGGTACGTCATCCGTTCTTCTGCCCGCTTCCGTTCGATGGCATAGCGGATGGAGCGAGCGAGCAATTCAGGATGGCCCTGCCCCTTGACGAGATAGTCCTGGGCGCCTTGTTGCACAGCCTGGAGGGATAGGGCCTGGTCGCTGACTCCGCTGAGGACAATAATGGGGATGGTGGGGCTTGTTGCTTGAACCTGTTTCAGGGTGGGCAAGCCATAGGCATCGGGCAAGGACAGATCTAGCAGGATGGCATCGTAGCGATCTCGTGCAAGATGGGCAAACGCTTCGCTGAGTTGCGTGACGTGCGTGATGTCGAATTGCTCAATGCTCCATTCAGCCAGGATATCCCGAGTGAGGTGGGCATCGACATCATTGTCTTCGACGAGCAGCAATTTGATTATTGAAGGGCTCAATCCTGATCCCTCTGTGCAAGAAAACAGTGTCGAGTTGCGCCTTTCCGATCAAGGCGTCAGCAGCGCTGGCTCAAGTATAGCCAAAGTCTATGTCTTCACAAGGAAATGTCAGAAATAGTAGGGAGTGATGAAAGCCGAATACCTAGGGAGCGGCGACTGTGAGGAGGGCCCGGAGAAGTAAGCGGTGTTGCTGCTTCTCCGGGATGTCCTATGTGGGGCTATGCGGAATGAAGGGCTTCAGCACGCCGGCGGACTTCTTCGGCTTTTTGTGACTGCCCGAGATTTTCATATAAGGAAGCGATATTTGAGTGGAGATGTGACAAGAGCTGGCCAAGTTGGGCTTCCTGCGCGATGACATTCGCTTCCATCGCCAATTTCTTTTCCTCGCTCCGACGGAAGCGCTCTTCCAGGCGCTGAACCAATTGAATCCAGCCGCGCACCTTACCTGAATCGAGCTGAGGCATTGTGGGTAAAGCTTCCGCGCGCTCAAGAGCCTTTTCAGTTTGATTCATCCAATTAATAAAGACGAGAAAATCACCGAGAGTAATGGTCAATGCGGAGGAGGTGCCTTCTTCTTCAATCACCAAGTCTTCCATACGTACTCCTTGTTTCTAATCCAACAGATTTTTGTAAAACGGATGGCGCAAGAACCACAGATTTTTCTGCATGCATATGCTGACGGTACAGCACTCTTGTTCTGTTGTTCATGGACCTGGCCTGTACCCCTTTGTGCCAGAGTCCTGGGTCCACCTCCCTTCGACTTGCCCGCATTCCCATGAGCAGAAGTGCGAGAAGGAGCGTTGTGCCCGCACGCCCCCATATTCTGTGGAGGATCGAGTATTACTGCGCTATAGGGAGTGTTGTCAACAGAGACTTTGTCTGAAAGAGAAGAATTCTTACTAATCGTGAGTATGGAAGGAAAATATTTTTCGTGCCAGTCGTTTGAGTAGTGGATGCGGGAGAAGTTCACTCACTGTGCGCAAGCAGCGGCGAGTCTTCGAGCGGGTAAATGCCCCTAGGTTTCCCTTCCGGTCCTATGGCTGCCTCACAGGCATACCCACCTTCAAACGGCCACAGAAGGGATTGACCAAAAAATGAGCCTCGCACATGAACATAGCGAAAGGTAACTCCAAGGCGAGCACCCTCTGCTTGAATCTTTTGCAGGCAGGTTTCCTTTGAGTAGGCTCGCCGTGAAAGGAGGATGGGGTCTCCCGTTTGGGTATGGAAGGCATTATATTCACTCGCGCAGCCATTTATGAAAAAGAGAACCCCCCACAGGGCAATGGCTCGAAGGAACCGTGGTCGCTGATTCATCATGCCCCCTTTTTTACTCAACCCTCTTGCCAGTGCGTCTCCGAGCTTGCGAATCACAAAGCAACCGTAGCACAACGGGAGTCATTGATCGAGCATATCGCGGCCACTCATTGGACAATATTCGGGCCATTTCATCGAAGCGACAAAGTGTGGCGCAATGACGAAAAGCGGCTACTCCATGGACGTCTTCCCCTACATAAGTCTGGAGGTGTAGGCGTATCTATCTGGTTGAAAGTGTTGAATAGTTCATTGACGGATGGTTCTTGTGTAATGGCACAATCCATGCGGATAGACCAGGCGTGAGGAGCCCTGACGCAACGGGCCCCCATGGCAAGCTGAGCACCGGAGGGAGCGCAAATGATTCCCACAACTCTCAATGATTCTAACTGTAGGCGGAGAGCCGAAACGTCCGGGAATGGCGTCTGGGCTCGACGGATCGGGATTAGGCTCATGGTCGGCCTGTTTATG containing:
- a CDS encoding DUF2726 domain-containing protein encodes the protein MEVILIGSLAVVVLALLLWKRSPSSDKGKSQGPVFPAGTKVVPAPLLTEQEVLLYNLIRLAVQDQYLVFSQVPLWAFVRIEAVGEVRAQAFRQIALKRVAFVLVHPGTRQVEQVVQVEDIASRGGQESRQRVIESVLDAAGIKLVTLRVQKSYTVPALASMLGCEADEL
- the ybgF gene encoding tol-pal system protein YbgF produces the protein MKKQLRIGILVAVSALLFSPNIPLAAQGQMQDSSRRLYDRVMEEFKHRDYEAALAGFRFFIEVHGHSALAANAQYWIGECQYRLGRYKDSLASFYNVVSYYPLSPKLAASTLKIGQAYTKLGDQDKARMMFERVVDQYPDSSEAELARKAIDTTNAKSDPVSHTLE
- a CDS encoding right-handed parallel beta-helix repeat-containing protein: MDEPVPSNPAGGKTLIVDARDPRCYSLPSDALRHAEEQDQIYIRPGIYEDKIFISDRPVRLIGAGRDQVQIFSRRGGPLYMQRVPSGRVSGIAFRYVGSDQHSAINVLDSTCVISDCRAMEGILSGVVLYGPECRATFSGNEVCLNRESGIFVFAGAQPRVVDNRCFDNHHFGIAVRDAGTCPDIVRNQCEGNMLSGILLFHHGGALLADNVCRDNQHWGVVVTPDAHPNPAPSELVTANDLVRNPRGAYVVTDQPLEDIGR
- a CDS encoding GGDEF domain-containing response regulator; translated protein: MSPSIIKLLLVEDNDVDAHLTRDILAEWSIEQFDITHVTQLSEAFAHLARDRYDAILLDLSLPDAYGLPTLKQVQATSPTIPIIVLSGVSDQALSLQAVQQGAQDYLVKGQGHPELLARSIRYAIERKRAEERMTYLAQYDQLTGLVNRTLFRDRLIQAMARSKRLQRPLGLMLLDLDRFKAVNDTMGHDVGDLLLKSVADRLKLCVREVDTVARMGGDEFTIILEGCSAEQDITIVAQRITESLSEPFELGQHRPSIGVSIGITIYPSDDHDIDDLLKHADAAMYRAKQKGGSTFHLHTSDAKPHSPLVS